Genomic DNA from Cloeon dipterum chromosome 3, ieCloDipt1.1, whole genome shotgun sequence:
gtattttgttgtttgagaATCATTTGTGAATGCGCGGACAAATGGAgaagcttcgatttttgtaccgctgtgtaatacaaattaaggaaattaaatttaaaaaaaaaacattatttccatGCTCAGTCAATTGAACcacatattttttgtagttatgcaaccggcatgTCAAACAAGTCGAGCACAATGCCTAACATGTACAGCGTTATCTTTTTCAGATTAGAAACATGATTGTGCTAGAGagaattaatcaattattttcatttagcCATTATGTCAACCTCTGAAGAGGTAATATTTGAGTTGCTAGGGAAGCGTGCAAATCTTTGCTTTGCCCTCCGGCACTGTTAATTGCGCGCAACACATCTGTGAACAATGGCTCGCAGGTCAAGGTCGTATGAGCCCAGAAGGGCTTTCATTGTCCCATGCACGCGATGAAGAAATCTAATACAGCCAAAATAGggattcttttcatttccataagtgcaaacatgaaaatttcaaaatacttgTTAACAGacttgaaaatgataaaaacaataattaaaatcttactTTGCGTGTCTGCACAATgaccaaacaaaaattatttctatacATGCAAGCCATGCGTTGGAATCTTTAACTGTCAAGTTGAATTAAGTTTTAAGAACTAATAAGTACTTGTTTTAACTGCGTTTAGTATTTGTGGCTTCGTGCAGCACAATTATTGAGGCCGAGAGAGCGAACAACCCTTACCTGCCTGCCAGGAGAACAGGTTATCTCCGTCTATCTTGTTGCAGCGCTCGTCTCCGCTCTTACAGGTGATCAATGGTTTACCCAGCAGGCGAGGGCGCATGACTGCTCAAAACACCTACGCATCTCTGCCCCTATGATGCGGCGCCGCTCTCGCCGGGCTCAAGTGCTTATTTGCGTCATTTCGCCATCCTCAGCAATTTCTATTCAAACACGATATTTGATCCTCGAGTTGATATacatctttatttattttaggtaCACTTGAAATTTGTTCGTAAAAGCCATGTCTTTGTTACACACGCATATAAAtatctataaattaattagaaaagtgTTTGGAGTTAAATCACAGCGTAGTTTCGTTGTTCTTGCTCAGTTGGGCTAAATACTTGACAATACTGGCGTCACAGCCATGCAGGCCCAAATCTGAGAGGCAGTGCTGACCAGCTAGTCTGCAGAGAGACACTTTCTGGTCGATTTCGCACAGCACGGCGTGAAGCATTAAAATCAGACTCTGGTCGCTTTTGTGGAGGGCAACGGCGCTCGGTGAGAGGGTGCTCAGCAGTGAACCAGAGTAGGCTGGTCCCAGCAGCTGCTTTGATATCAGATCCAAAATTGTCACTCTGTTCTGAAAAGTTTAATATGAGAAATAAAGCATTATAACGAGGATTTGTTGATTTAGGGAATGAATATTGGTAAAATACACGTCATTGGAAaacttgaaatgaatttttcattatttgtttatagGAGTTCCAGTGGAAATTTTGGGAGAATACAATTATTCCAGCAGCGAACTAGAAGTTATAGTTCGGCGGCAAGCGAGATACAAATTGTCATTCGCAGAAGTCAAATTAAAGCGAGAAGACGCTGATTTTTGGAAGAGCGCgcatggatttttttttaattctgcgcGAGTTTGGTTCATGGCAAACCAACATCAGTGTGCAGGGTTTGAGCCGCAGTTTCTGCGTAATATCAAGTCAGCGCAATTCAATgagtgttttaaaaaaattaataaattaaatcataatttttctaatttacgtGTCTCTGCTAATATCACATCACACTTACTTTGTCTAAACTGTTGATCAGTTCATGGACTGTCAATCTCTCTGGCACGCAGAGCCCTACTAGTTTATAATGGTCCAGATGAAATGAGACCAAAATCCCTTGGTGCCATctaaggaaaaattcaattaagctcttaaacaaattattaacatGTAACTAACTCGAGCACACTCTTTGGATCTCTATTAGGAATTAAAGGAGTTAAAGCTGAAATCATATCAACAGCTTTTTCTCGTAAGTTCTTTGGTCCTGCTAATACGACAGTTCTCCCAATCAGAATTGAATATATCAAGTGACGAGCAGCAGATGAATATTCAGAAAAGAATTCCAATATACGGTGGCCtaaaaagacatttttaaaaatattaatcactacatttaataaatatctaaCCTGGTTTTCCGTGAAGAGAGATTTCACTCCACAAACAATCTGACCAGGTATTTCCTACGTTTTCATTTAACGCCCAATCAGATAAAGGTTTTTCCAGATCACCAAAACTGTCTGTTGAGGAACTTTGCAAGGAAGGCTTTGCTGAGTGGAAGCTGCAGTTGCTTTCACTGCTGCTGTAATCTTTCAGCTGCAATCCAACAGAAGATAATTCAAATCTTATGGGTAATTCTATGATTTATGATATCGTCTGcgatttttcaactttgcGCACCAGTATGTTTTTGGGGGCTTATAGAAATGCTTAGATTAACGGGAAAATACAATGCTGTTTTCACAGTAAATCAGCCGTTTGGAGCTTACAAAATTAAGATAATCTCAAGTTCTAATGAAGCAAGAACCAAAAGATGCCAAATTAGATAGccaagaatttttagaatGGTGAAAACCATAAGTTTTTGAGACATATAGGGTCAAAGGTTTAAGTACGGGTATGTTTTTAGttcagagaaaataaaaattgtaagatcGGTTGATTTTTACCCCCAGAACATGCTGGGAGGCACTCCTGAGGTCAGATATTATGACCATCAGAACAGATAAGAAATCGAGCCCTGGTGTCAAGGTAGCCCTCAAGCGATCGGTAGCCACTTTAACGacacctgacgggctctgtatggGTTCAATTTTCAAGATCTCTACGTTATTGGAACGGCAAAGTCGAGAGCTCTCAGAATAAGTGCAATTTGACTTGGCCGTTGCAACAATGTGAAGATCTTGCAATCTGAACCAATATATAGATCCCGGCAGGTGTCGTTAAAGGGTCGCTTGAGGgtccctgacgccagggttcgatttccTGCCCGTTCTGAAGGTCAACACtacaacaaaaattcacaGATGATATCAAATCTCTAGTGGAAACACCCTGATGAGATTACATTGTCCATGATCAAGCTATTCTCCCTTTTCCACTCCTTGGGGTCTGTGAGGTTGTTCAAAATTCTTAGAAAATCGGCGTTTTCAAGGGCGTGCGTCATTTCTCTGAAATACAACCCTTGTCCAGGGAAAGCTTGGTGATAGCTGGTTTGGACCAGGTTCAGATCGACGCTGAGAGAGCACTTGGCGAAATACTTCTGGAGATCCATCAGTTTCCACATGGCGGCTGAAAAGCCCCACGGACTGATGGAGACGACAGGACGGATGTAGCGCGACTTCCTCGAGCCGCTCATGTTCATCAATCTTGGTGTGTGGCCTTCTACATTTTGTATGATGCGTTTTACTTCAGGCAGATTTGAGTTTTTGATCAGGCAGGACCAGTCTTTTAGTTCCTCTAATTCAGCCTCTTTGGCCTTTaacggagaaaaattaaaactaattcgttttcttttttaa
This window encodes:
- the MESR6 gene encoding uncharacterized protein MESR6 isoform X1, which encodes MASTYTEAALFVDDAEEVVEAESQPQNSPAATQAPLLLNPKDPCSFCSEEDFIVFSEFSEVVGPYPLLTVPPHIHDETEIDMNNFILKIMSVDYQANPSGQFILAEDAQVLHTLVIPGVHAYVHYFTLHDLHARGFVRPMCLAFVTRDKNKLEKSFLQLRESFLRVTEYIKLDNRQGFLEDIKHALQCLRSTQEQYFKLRKLEDEHQALTDESKEFLNSIDIEQLVNQYAELKNLFHTVEPSLAKEAELEELKDWSCLIKNSNLPEVKRIIQNVEGHTPRLMNMSGSRKSRYIRPVVSISPWGFSAAMWKLMDLQKYFAKCSLSVDLNLVQTSYHQAFPGQGLYFREMTHALENADFLRILNNLTDPKEWKRENSLIMDNLKDYSSSESNCSFHSAKPSLQSSSTDSFGDLEKPLSDWALNENVGNTWSDCLWSEISLHGKPGHRILEFFSEYSSAARHLIYSILIGRTVVLAGPKNLREKAVDMISALTPLIPNRDPKSVLEWHQGILVSFHLDHYKLVGLCVPERLTVHELINSLDKNRVTILDLISKQLLGPAYSGSLLSTLSPSAVALHKSDQSLILMLHAVLCEIDQKVSLCRLAGQHCLSDLGLHGCDASIVKYLAQLSKNNETTL
- the MESR6 gene encoding uncharacterized protein MESR6 isoform X2 produces the protein MNNFILKIMSVDYQANPSGQFILAEDAQVLHTLVIPGVHAYVHYFTLHDLHARGFVRPMCLAFVTRDKNKLEKSFLQLRESFLRVTEYIKLDNRQGFLEDIKHALQCLRSTQEQYFKLRKLEDEHQALTDESKEFLNSIDIEQLVNQYAELKNLFHTVEPSLAKEAELEELKDWSCLIKNSNLPEVKRIIQNVEGHTPRLMNMSGSRKSRYIRPVVSISPWGFSAAMWKLMDLQKYFAKCSLSVDLNLVQTSYHQAFPGQGLYFREMTHALENADFLRILNNLTDPKEWKRENSLIMDNLKDYSSSESNCSFHSAKPSLQSSSTDSFGDLEKPLSDWALNENVGNTWSDCLWSEISLHGKPGHRILEFFSEYSSAARHLIYSILIGRTVVLAGPKNLREKAVDMISALTPLIPNRDPKSVLEWHQGILVSFHLDHYKLVGLCVPERLTVHELINSLDKNRVTILDLISKQLLGPAYSGSLLSTLSPSAVALHKSDQSLILMLHAVLCEIDQKVSLCRLAGQHCLSDLGLHGCDASIVKYLAQLSKNNETTL